The following coding sequences are from one Macaca mulatta isolate MMU2019108-1 chromosome 7, T2T-MMU8v2.0, whole genome shotgun sequence window:
- the LOC100426592 gene encoding LOW QUALITY PROTEIN: uncharacterized protein C15orf32 (The sequence of the model RefSeq protein was modified relative to this genomic sequence to represent the inferred CDS: inserted 3 bases in 3 codons; substituted 1 base at 1 genomic stop codon): MNKRTSVDASKEDLHPADPQSGXGVPPNRKNTKISPRGEGXPCVXTLCEMLCILALVGVLHPFYXSNNQGSQKLKTHLRCQSSRVDGLMLKPTFLTPPQLKRPEGHLILSTFNHLVKRHIRDPKQIFCVAHVRTDYKFNCGSIERHWKRHLMRVSQDW, translated from the exons ATGAACAAAAGAACAAGTGTGGATGCTTCAAAGGAAGACTTGCACCCAGCTGACCCTCAGAGTG AAGGGGTCCCACCTAATAGGAAGAACACCAAGATTTCCCCAAGAGGAGAAG GGCCGTGTGTCTGAACCCTGTGTGAGATGCTTTGTATACTAGCCCTTGTTGGGGTGTTGCACCCATTTT AATCAAACAACCAAGGTTCTCAGAAATTAAAGACTCATTTAAGATGCCAAAGTTCACGAGTGGATGGTTTGATGCTGAAGCCAACATTTTTAACACCACCTCAGCTCAAAAGGCCTGAAGGCCACTTAATTCTATCAACCTTCAACCATCTTGTCAAAA GACACATCCGTGACCCAAAGCAGATATTCTGTGTAGCTCATGTGCGTACAGATTACAAATTCAACTGCGGAAGCATAGAGAGGCACTGGAAGAGGCATCTTATGAGAGTCAGCCAGGACTGGTAA